From a single Photobacterium gaetbulicola Gung47 genomic region:
- a CDS encoding hypothetical protein (COG2327), which produces MMKILHIAAFEGNIGDNASHLGFLSILKKLNINAEIERLEIRKSYNNYNQADKLRFDSNFAQKCNQYDCVLIGGGGFLDFWVENSVNGTTLNISDKVLEQINVPILITSIGCHPHRKVPEGNEAKFKAFLDYVITAPNIQIALRNDGSIDVIKKNFGDHYLSKISQILDHGFFYQPKLNNALPITGEYVALNITNDQLEMYNEGRKLSDKSAYLDELSQLVTEIIDSKKCKVVLIPHIHSDVEAIAELFSNIPDRYKRSDIVMAPYFQGDIATDYLFSIYHNSKCVIGSRYHANVCSMSTNCTTIGLSPLKRIEFIHSQLSTPEAYIPIEPGFKDRVLSLIDRAPSIDSQTLENLRAQTLEFYSHYFSSIKRKDKNI; this is translated from the coding sequence ATGATGAAAATATTACATATTGCAGCATTCGAAGGAAACATCGGTGACAATGCAAGTCACTTAGGTTTTTTATCCATATTGAAAAAGTTAAATATCAATGCGGAAATTGAACGATTAGAAATAAGAAAGTCATACAACAACTATAATCAAGCAGACAAACTACGTTTCGATTCGAACTTTGCCCAGAAGTGTAATCAGTACGACTGTGTACTCATCGGCGGAGGAGGCTTTCTTGATTTCTGGGTAGAGAATAGCGTAAATGGTACGACACTTAATATCAGTGACAAGGTGCTAGAGCAAATCAATGTTCCGATTCTCATAACGAGTATTGGTTGCCATCCCCACCGAAAAGTCCCTGAAGGCAATGAAGCTAAATTCAAAGCCTTCTTAGATTATGTGATAACAGCACCTAACATTCAAATTGCCCTTAGAAATGACGGTTCAATAGACGTCATTAAGAAAAATTTTGGGGATCATTATCTTTCCAAGATTAGCCAGATCCTTGACCATGGATTCTTTTATCAACCTAAATTAAATAATGCCCTGCCAATAACTGGTGAGTATGTTGCTCTCAATATCACCAATGATCAGCTTGAAATGTACAATGAGGGTAGGAAGCTTAGTGACAAATCAGCCTATCTTGATGAACTAAGCCAACTCGTCACTGAAATAATTGACTCAAAAAAATGCAAAGTCGTCTTGATCCCTCATATACATAGTGACGTGGAAGCGATTGCCGAACTCTTCAGTAATATTCCAGATCGCTATAAACGGAGTGACATAGTCATGGCTCCTTACTTTCAGGGGGATATTGCTACTGACTACTTATTTTCGATATACCATAACAGCAAATGTGTTATTGGCTCCCGTTACCATGCAAATGTATGCTCAATGAGTACTAACTGTACAACCATTGGCCTTTCACCCCTGAAACGAATTGAGTTCATTCACAGCCAGCTATCAACACCCGAAGCTTATATACCAATCGAACCAGGTTTTAAAGATAGAGTACTTTCGCTCATTGACCGTGCCCCATCTATTGACAGCCAAACTTTAGAGAATCTTCGGGCCCAAACTCTCGAATTTTACAGTCATTACTTTTCATCTATCAAACGAAAAGATAAAAACATATAA
- a CDS encoding flagellar rod assembly protein/muramidase FlgJ (COG1705,COG3951), producing MKSPTDTSFVLDISSLDRLRAGVKTGKEGEQASLRAAAEQFEAIFTQMIFKSMREANAAFESDLMSSRNAKFFEQMHDEQMASELSRSNSLGLADMIVQQLGAHQEDSTVQQSEGTLAKEPRFVELDRGGKFLPFERQDVSADNRSGENSPSLSLPASNAPAQSAMSEEEIIQIANKASAQRTAANGASGPNTPGLVQPSPQPQRFDTPQAFVSHMAPYARRTAGVLGVDPAVLIAQAALETGWGKKVISNAAGNSNNLFNIKADPSWKGDKVATQTLEYHQGIAVQERAAFRSYDSFDASFNDYAQFLQQNPRYSVALENTQDPKAFINEIHKAGYATDPRYSEKVMRVFEQVSDLMEQEQ from the coding sequence CCAGCCTGCGAGCCGCAGCCGAGCAGTTTGAGGCCATCTTTACCCAGATGATATTCAAATCGATGCGTGAGGCCAACGCTGCGTTCGAGTCGGACTTGATGAGCAGCCGCAACGCCAAATTTTTCGAGCAGATGCATGATGAGCAGATGGCCAGCGAACTCAGTCGTAGCAATTCTTTGGGCTTGGCCGATATGATTGTCCAGCAGCTCGGCGCCCACCAAGAGGACAGTACTGTTCAGCAGAGTGAGGGTACGTTGGCCAAAGAGCCGCGCTTTGTTGAGCTAGACAGGGGCGGCAAGTTCCTGCCTTTCGAGCGGCAAGACGTCAGTGCGGATAACCGCTCGGGTGAAAACAGCCCAAGCCTGTCGTTGCCTGCCAGCAATGCGCCTGCCCAGTCTGCGATGAGTGAAGAGGAAATCATCCAGATAGCCAACAAGGCGAGCGCCCAGCGAACCGCGGCCAATGGTGCCTCCGGTCCGAATACGCCTGGTCTGGTTCAACCATCACCGCAGCCACAACGTTTTGATACGCCACAAGCCTTTGTTTCCCATATGGCCCCCTATGCGCGCCGCACTGCCGGTGTCTTGGGTGTTGATCCTGCGGTTCTGATAGCCCAGGCTGCCTTGGAAACGGGGTGGGGGAAAAAAGTGATCAGCAATGCGGCCGGTAACAGCAACAACTTATTTAATATCAAGGCTGATCCGAGTTGGAAAGGTGACAAAGTGGCGACGCAAACCTTGGAATATCACCAGGGGATTGCCGTCCAAGAGCGCGCGGCGTTTCGTTCTTATGATTCTTTTGACGCCAGCTTCAATGACTACGCCCAGTTTTTGCAGCAGAACCCTAGATATTCAGTGGCTCTGGAAAATACCCAAGATCCGAAAGCGTTTATCAATGAGATCCACAAGGCTGGTTATGCAACCGATCCGAGGTACAGCGAGAAGGTCATGCGGGTATTCGAGCAGGTGAGTGATTTGATGGAGCAAGAACAGTAA